One window of Trichoderma breve strain T069 chromosome 3, whole genome shotgun sequence genomic DNA carries:
- a CDS encoding phytanoyl-CoA dioxygenase (PhyH) domain-containing protein, with product MAEPTPGLTPEQLSAFQKDGYLIIRNALKPETVSSLLSETKGLLEGFSLKDHPLTRFSTGEKSDHVGDDYFLTSGDKIRFFFEEDAFDDAGNLTKPKERAVNKIGHGLHVHSPPFARLIDEASTRAAGEVSPAAVARDLGFKDARCLQSMVICKQPEIGGAVPPHQDSTFLYTSAPSAVGFWYALEDATLENGCLSFLPGSHRWAPVEKRLVRKAGGAGTEIVDNDGLKFPPGEEYGGEQRDGEYIPGEVKAGDLVLIHGNMLHKSERNTSPKGRIIYTFHIIEGEGRTYDERNWLQPPKEGFTKLYA from the coding sequence atggctgaACCAACCCCCGGCCTCACTCCCGAGCAGCTCTCGGCCTTCCAAAAAGACGGCTATCTCATCATCCGCAACGCCCTCAAGCCAGAAACCGTCTCATCGCTCCTCAGCGAAACAAAGGGCCTGCTCGAGGGCTTCTCCCTCAAGGACCACCCGCTGACTCGCTTCTCCACGGGCGAGAAGTCGGACCACGTGGGCGACGACTACTTCCTCACCTCGGGCGACAAGatccgcttcttcttcgaggAGGATGCCTTTGACGATGCCGGTAACCTGACCAAGCCCAAGGAGCGCGCCGTCAACAAGATCGGGCACGGCCTGCACGTGCACTCGCCGCCGTTTGCGCGGCTCATTGACGAGGCGTCGACTCGGGCCGCGGGCGAGGTGAGTCCTGCGGCTGTAGCTCGCGATCTCGGGTTCAAGGATGCGCGGTGTCTGCAGAGCATGGTGATTTGCAAGCAGCCCGAGATTGGGGGCGCGGTGCCGCCGCACCAGGACTCGACGTTTTTGTACACGAGCGCGCCGTCGGCCGTCGGCTTCTGGTATGCGCTGGAGGACGCGACGCTGGAGAATGGgtgcttgagcttcttgccggGGTCTCATCGTTGGGCGCCCGTGGAGAAGAGGCTGGTGCGAAAGGCGGGCGGCGCTGGCACGGAGATTGTTGATAATGACGGGCTCAAGTTTCCTCCTGGAGAGGAGTATGGCGGGGAGCAGCGGGACGGGGAGTACATCCCTGGTGAGGTCAAGGCGGGCGATTTGGTTTTGATTCATGGCAACATGCTGCATAAGAGCGAGAGGAACACGAGTCCAAAGGGTCGTATCATTTACACGTTTCACATCATTGAGGGCGAGGGAAGGACGTATGATGAGAGGAACTGGCTGCAGCCGCCGAAGGAGGGCTTCACCAAGTTGTATGCCTAG
- a CDS encoding carbon-nitrogen hydrolase domain-containing protein — MRTSLKRIGLPILQSSRYLFKPQASFAPLLRSPFLRKMSSAPAPVLKKPIKISCIQLASGADKDANLKHAAEKVAEAAQSGSKLVILPECFNSPYGCDYFPKYAETLLPSPPSKEQSPSFHALSAMAAENNVYLVGGSIPELNPETKKYYNTSLTFGPDGKLLGTHRKVHLFDIDIPGKIFFKESDVLSGGNKLTLIDLPEYGTIAVAICYDVRFPELATIAARRGAFALIYPGAFNLTTGALHWRLLAQARAVDNQIYVALCSPARDMSASYNAWGHSLIVNPMAKILVEAEETETIVQAELVGEDIAEARKNIPLNNQRRFDVYPDINQGKISFDEL; from the coding sequence ATGCGAACATCCCTCAAGAGAATCGGACTGCCAATACTCCAAAGCTCCAGATACCTCTTCAAGCCCCAAGCCTCCTTCGCACCCCTCCTCCGCTCCCCATTCCTCCGCAAGATGTCGTCGGCTCCCGCGCCGGTGCTCAAGAAGCCCATCAAGATCTCCTGCATCCAGCTTGCCTCCGGCGCCGACAAGGATGCCAACCTCAAGCACGCCGCCGAAAAGGTCGCCGAGGCCGCCCAGTCGGGCTCTAAGCTCGTGATCCTGCCCGAATGCTTCAACTCGCCCTACGGGTGCGACTACTTCCCCAAGTACGCAGAGACGCTGCtcccgtcgccgccgtcaaagGAGCAGTCGCCTTCGTTTCACGCCCTGTCCGCCATGGCCGCGGAGAACAACGTCTATCTCGTCGGCGGCTCGATCCCGGAGCTAAATCCCGAGACCAAGAAGTACTACAACACCAGCCTTACGTTTGGCCCcgacggcaagctgctgggcACCCACCGCAAAGTTCACCTGTTTGACATTGATATCCCCGGCAagatcttcttcaaggaaTCCGACGTCCTCAGCGGCGGTAACAAGCTGACCCTCATCGACTTGCCCGAGTACGGCACTatcgccgtcgccatctGCTACGACGTCCGCTTCCCTGAGCTTGCTACCATTGCTGCCCGCCGCGGCGCCTTTGCCCTCATCTATCCCGGCGCATTCAACCTCACCACTGGCGCCCTGCACTGGCGCCTGCTGGCTCAGGCTCGTGCTGTCGACAATCAGATCTACGTGGCCCTGTGCAGCCCTGCCAGAGACATGAGCGCCAGTTACAACGCCTGGGGGCACAGCTTGATTGTCAATCCAATGGCCAAGATTTTAgtcgaggctgaggagaccGAGACGATTGTCCAGGCGGAGCTGGTGGGCGAGGATATTGCGGAGGCCCGGAAGAACATTCCGTTGAACAACCAGAGAAGATTTGATGTATACCCTGATATTAATCAAGGCAAGATCTCGTTTGACGAGCTATAA
- a CDS encoding spermine/spermidine synthase domain-containing protein, with translation MSDEIVHPTIQDGWYREISDMWPGQAMTLKVEKVLHHEKSLYQDVLIFKSTDYGNVLVLDNVVQATERDEFSYQEMITHLAMNSHPNPKKVLVIGGGDGGVLREVVKHDCVEEAILCDIDEAVIRLSKQYLPGMAVGFEHPKSKTHVGDGFKFLDDYKNTFDVIITDSSDPEGPAESLFQKPYFQLLHDALRDGGVITTQGSESPWLHLPLIARLKKDCGEVFPVAEYAYTTIPTYPSGQIGFMVCCKDATRDVKVPLRSWTKEEEDEKLRYYNSEIHKASFVLPNFAKKALQ, from the exons ATGTCTGACGAAATTGTTCACCCCACCATCCAAG ATGGATGGTACCGCGAAATCTCCGACATGTGGCCCGGCCAGGCCATGACCCTCAAGGTCGAGAAGGTCCTGCACCACGAGAAGAGCTTGTACCAGGACGTGCTCATCTTCAAGTCCACCGACTACGGCAATGTTCTCGTCCTGGACAACGTCGTTCAGGCTACTGAGCGCGACGAGTTCTCCTACCAGGAGATGATCACCCACCTCGCCATGAACTCTCACCCCAACCCCAAGAAGGTGCTCGTCattggcggtggtgatggtggtgtccTCCGTGAGGTTGTCAAGCACGACTGCGTCGAGGAGGCCATCCTCTGCGACATTGATGAGGCTGTCATCCGCCTGTCCAAGCAGTACCTCCCTGGCATGGCCGTTGGTTTTGAGCACCCCAAGTCCAAGACCCACGTTGGCGACGGCTTCAAGTTCCTCGACGACTACAAGAACACCTTcgatgtcatcatcaccgactCCTCTGACCCCGAGGGCCCCGCCGAGAGCCTCTTCCAGAAGCCCTACTTCCAGCTCCTGCACGACGCTCTCCGTGACGGAGGTGTCATCACTACCCAAGGTT CCGAGAGCCCCTGGCTCCACCTCCCTCTCATCGCCCGTCTCAAGAAGGACTGCGGTGAGGTCTTCCCCGTCGCCGAGTACGCCTACACCACCATCCCCACCTACCCCTCCGGCCAGATTGGCTTCATGGTCTGCTGCAAGGACGCCACCCGCGACGTCAAGGTTCCTCTTCGCAGCTggaccaaggaggaggaggacgagaagCTGCGCTACTACAACTCCGAGATCCACAAGGCCAGCTTCGTCCTGCCCAACTTTGCTAAGAAGGCTCTGCAGTAA